DNA sequence from the Salvia splendens isolate huo1 chromosome 19, SspV2, whole genome shotgun sequence genome:
GTTAGGCTTCAAAGCAAATAATGCATGACATTCTCCAATCTGATTCTAACAAGAGTTTTTTAAAACGAAAATAAATGAGTCACTCGCCTTCGCCTTCTTACTAGATCGATGAGTTATCCAAGAATATATAGATGaaacaatataataataaattgaagGATTATCCAAGAATATTCAGATGAGACATAATCATTACAAAGTCAGTGTGCGGAAAAAATGGGATTTTCAACACAACCCACACGTGTTGGCCGGAATACACATTAGACTTTCAAATTGCAGACATAGAGATCCACATCTGTGTGTGCAAGCTTGCCTAGAGTAGAATGATATTGTCATAGGTCAAAGGTCTTGTATTTGAATCCCATAGGACGTGGCCTTTAAAATTTTATCTCAAtttctaataataaaaaaaattcatattgaCTTGTGTTTACTCTAGTAGAAATTGACTACTCACCTTTAAAAGGGCTTAATAAGGGGAGAGGATATTATTCTTGGGGCTTAATAAGGGGAGAGGATTATTCTTagaatatactcccttcgtcttaTAGAAATAGGctaaatttttgtttttgtccgtcccaaaaaagtactccctccgcccgtgattaaatgtctcatatatgaccggcacgagttttaaaaaattgtttgactttatgtagtaaagtgggtagaaaagttagtggaatgtggggcctacttttatatattgattttataataaaatgtgagtgaaatgaattagtgaaatgtagggtccacttgCCAAATACAGCAAAAGCGAATAGGATATTTATTGGTGGAtagacgaaaaaggaaaaatgagacatttaatgacggacggagggagtagttcatatccatttatggaaacatttttctcaatttttactttattatttatgcgccccaccatccactacattatttcaaccactttttctcattctctttcaCTGTaccaattacgcattaaaactcgtaccctCCCCAATTAGCATATTTATatgaaacggatggagtacataGAAAAAGGATTATTACTAAGTCATATGGGACCAGAATGGGGTTTTCAGCACAGATTAATAATCTGCGTAGTTTAAGTTATATACTGATTTTAAATACATGAATCTGAATCAACCATTttacaattcaacaaaaaaatctCACAAATCGATAAGTTGAAGCAAAGATGAGGTACATACCATAGGTGATGGGAGTGCCCTTCTCTTCGAGCAGAGCCAAATGATAGCCTACCGACAGCCGTTCAGCTGGTGAAGGCCAGAAGGACACATACACCAAGTTGTACTTGGCCGCCACTTCCGGCGGCCAAGTATAATAAGCGTCGGCCACCAAGAACGGCGACGTGTCGCGCCCTCGCTCCGTTTCCACGATCCTCCCGACCAGCTCGTCCACGCGGGCGGGGAAATCACGCACTATAGACCCGAAAAATTCGTCGAAATTTAAATCCCGGTCGAAATCCAACGGGAATCCGTCGGAAATTGTTTTGTGACGGATATCGAGACCCGAGCCACAAGCACTCGAGAAGAGGAAGCCGGGGTTTTGGTTGGCCTGAGACATCTGATTGTGGATGAACTCGGTTTGGACATAAGTGACGGTACAACCCTTAGAAGCGAGGCCAATGGCAAGATTCGCAAAAGGGTTAATGTGGCCTTGGAATAAGAATTCCACCATGATTGCGTGTGGTTTAATGGCGTCGTATACAAATTCATCCATTGAATTCTAGTAGATTCAGCAATGTTTGTGAACATATATGACAACTCCGTGatctactccctctgtcccttcATAAGCCAGTCACTTTTTTTAGGTACGGaatttaaggaattgatatttaagAGAGCAAAATTAGAGaagtgaaaataataaaataggtGGGAAATGAAGTAAGGGAGAAGCACTACAAAAAACTTATACGAGCTCCCTCTATCCATCAATAAGtgtctcattttgctattttcgtCTGTCTACCAATACAAATCCCATTTACCTCTTATCaattttggtaatggacccacatatcactcacatttcattataagcTACTCTCTTTATCCctaagagttttttttttttttttaaattaacttcatatatttatatcatataatgaaggagaaaattacaaatcaactcctataacaaggaggaaagacaaattacgccacccagggttcgaactcgagacctccagaatggacgcggtatccagcaccctttaccgctaggccaaggggcttggatccCTTTATCCCTAAGAGTTTGTCACACttcttttctgcactcgttttataatggtggacagagggagtattttttaggaACACAAAAATTGAGACAAAATTACCAACGTttggaaattttgaaaaataactaTAATTTAGGATGCAAAAGAAAGCGTCCCTAAGTTAAGAgcaaattatcttaatcttttatttttttaggacgcTTCTATTTATGTCCCTTAGTTTAGTTGGTACACTAACAATAAGAACACTTTTTGAAGTGTTGGTGGTATAATTAGACACACAAGTTAGCGTCCTTAATAGCTTTAAAAAGTATCCTTAtctaatttttttgttgtagtgaGATTTTTTTGCTTAAAACGGAAAAAGCTCACTTATGGTTGGATTAGATTTGTGTCAATCTTCTCGCGTTTTCTTATTGATTCTTTCCAGAGTCGCAAAGTCGAATTAAGCAGAGTGATCTTATAAATTATAGAATCAGATTAGGTCGAGTCATTGAGAATTatgattaaaattttgttttcacATCTTTTACAAACCCTAGAACATCACTAGGGCAGTGagaattatgaacaaatttTCGTTTTCTCAATCTTTTACAAACCCAGAACTTCACTAGGGCAAAtctctttaatttctttttccattGCTTTCATGTGCTCTAACGTAATTAATATCCCATTACTGATTACTCTCACATACACACATCGTAATTAATGAATTTGGATTTCACTTCAAGGAAGAATACTCACGATTATTAAAGTAGAAAAAGCTCAACTAACCACACTAAcatttcatattaattaatgtttatatGACTCATCATGATGTTATGTACGAGACTCAAATCACGTGGAGGAAGAACACTCACGATTATCAAAGTAGTAAAAGCTCAACTAACCATACGTGTATTTCAtagtattaattaatgtttatatATGAATCATCACGAAGTTATGTATGAGACTCAAATCACACGGAATTTTTAATTGATCCTTTCATATCGCACTACTGTCACACACATATAGTATTAAGTAGTTTATTAAAGGGAAATGCTACGTGGTCATAAATGCTACGTGGTCatattatggctggccataaaatggcgcttaaataaatataaatactgTGAATAGAAATCatttaattatcttatttaATGCTCAAAGAATGTTTACACTATTACCCTTTTACCTAATTGTATTAGTAAATTTCAATTCCACAATCCgttatttatatttcttttgttttcaagctctttcaatttttattttttatttttttttaccaataattttatatatgatgtattatttatttaaatataacgTGTATAGCAGTTACTATTAAATATACGATTGAGAAGGTGAAAATTTGATTGAATCTATTTATAACAATAAATATTTGTTATTAATCATTGAAAGATATAGTAATATAGCTTcataatgaatatatttatttgtatactaGTGATATGTACTCTGTATACTAATTACTACATACGCatatattagtactagtatttaatattttgtgAAATGTTTAAACTCtccattattttaataaatatgtgattaattaaaATTCTTCATAAATATAAGATCAACTAAAATTTCTTATGACATAATTcaatgtattattattattattattattataattattattattaactatGTTGCTATTATCACAAGGTACGTGATAATTTGTGTATTAGATTTAAGAATagtagtattttactattgattaaattatttgaataaaactatcattgatttaaagtactccctccgtcctccaaaaataaaaataaaagcgttccttaaaaataaaaactttctatTTGAGAAAAATTTTTTATGAGACCCATTTTCCattaacacacttttctttatGTCTCTTActtttaattttgcattaaaacatgttccgtttaaaaaattactattttAGAAGACGGAGAAGGTATATATTATTGAGAGCTCTTGTTTTCTtcataattaacatattttttttctctccacaaACCATTCATTTCCGTTGATCCTAGTAAAAAATTTTATGCAAtcaaattaatagtactattaaaatGACTAAGATAAGAATTAAGAGGGGGATTAAAGAAGTTGTGAtatcatatataaatattcaataTGTATGAATTAATTTGTGAGATAATACAATAATTGGTTGTGACATCATAGTTAACGTGTGATGGGGGGTGGGGGTGCTACGTAATGATATTTTGCCTATataagttttaatttaaaagtaatactcctaacttgttatatttttttatagagtAGATTTTTATTTACTAGTAAGAACTGAGGGATAAAATTGAGCTTAATGGATGAGTTTTGGTAGTTGGTGCCCTGTGATAGACTACTCTGAGTTTTATTTGagttttatagtagtaatattttatttttatacaatacagtagtattaatttcaaataattgaatttcgactaattgaattttttaatatattaaactgATTATAAACTATATGAGTCTTTGTCATAACTTAGCTTTATAAATTATCtaggattttaatttatttaatggattttaattaagtaatttgcAATTGTCTAATTTAAGTTTCtagaataagatattttctatgtATACTTTTAATATTGAAACATTGTCCCTCTAAAAAACTGAATTACTTTTTTTATAGATGcattatatactagtataatatttacatatattttgttatgattatgtagatattaattattaataattgaCTTATTTTATATAAAGGAGAACAAAAAGTATTAGTAACAATTGAATTATAATATCATtagatatttatatttatattctaactttaaaattaatttcacacaaaatttaaataataatacaaaaataataaataaaagtataaagaGTGATATGAAATAAACATAAAAGAATTGAAAAGAGGGTTACATTTCTCTTTGTTATTTACTAGTGTTAGTGTTTAAGGATAATATAGTCAAAAATAAATTGTTGCTTtctagataaaataaattaaagtgaaTCAGCAATAAATGTACaactttttattaatattttaagtttaTGGCTGATCATAATATGACCATTTAGCACTACTCTTTATCAAATTAGATTTCTCTAATATCGAGTAAGGACCGCACGAGATTATGAAGGTACTGAAAATCACAACAATCCACGATCTACTATTCTCTATTTCGAGGTGTGTTGATTGCGATTCAACCATCCCTGATTCGGTCGCCGGTTGATGCTCTAAAGACGACGGAGATTCAACAAACCTTAACGCTCTGAAGACGACGGACGTTTTCAGTTCCGTGAACTTTTTTTGGTAAATTTCGACCCTAAAATATCTGGGTTTTACAATTAGACGTTCGTTCTTCAGTGAAAGTTTGTGGTTTTCGCTCTAATTGCTGCGGATGTTGTCGATTTTTGATAATCGGGAATTCGTTCAGTTTTGGTCCGTGAATCTGTATTCAAGGAAACTATTTTGGATAAAGTATGATGTTTTACAATGTTGTTTGTTACATTATAATCATGAGTGTTTTACATTATGTGTTGTAGGAATATGTTGTTCGATAATGTAATCTTTTTGAATTTTACATTATTCAGGTGAATGTGTACATTACATAATTCATTTATGACATTATGTATACTATTTTGTTAGATTTTGCTTGCATTCGTTGGCATTTTTGTTACATTATATAATGTTTGGCGAGAGTTGAATTCAcaccctttgggtttagcaatccatgaggCTAGGATGCATTAACCACTCGCAAACGAAACCATCACTAAGGGTTGGGAGTCTGAATTATTCCCCTAGGTTTAGCAATATATGAGGCTGGGGTATAATACCACTACATACATTGAATTTAGCTTTTTTACGTGTTTTGGATTTCcaacagtaaataatgtacgaaaattgACCGTTAATGTACATGCTTAATACTAAATGATGTACCTGTGTACATGCCTaacagtgaataatgtacaaaaGTAATCGTATAATGTATACTATTTTGAATTATGTTTGGTAACagttatatttgtttttttgtttacaAATGCTAGTCTTATGATCTCCCAGATGGAAAAGGCTATAAAGGAAGCGAGCATACCACTTCGAAAGTGTAGGACATGTGGTGCGATGTGTCATCATGATTCGAAATTATGTCCAGAAAAAGATACGGATATAGGCAAAAAGaagcaggggaagaagaaatgtttgatatttttcatttgttttccgAACAAATGACAATGAACTGAATTTACTGAATTGTAGTGATATTCGTGATTGTCactatatatgaatatatgatattttagaaaaaaaaattccatttgTGAGGTCACTATATTTGCTGTTAGCAGCAGATATCGGTGTTATAGTAGCATTGAAGAATTAAATGTTTTCTGCATGCTTGACAGCCTAAGTACTTGTTCAGTTCTTTATATGTCATCATTTTCGAAGTATCATAGTCTTAATAATTAAAGAGAAACCTgacaaatatttataataaaaaatttcataatgtaatgGAGTTGGTAACCAAAATTAATTCAATAATCAAATGACGTTGAAATTTATGTTTTTGGCACGATTATCAACTTGAAAAGAACTCGTTAACTCATTGAAAAGGGAATTCAATGACTTTCTGTCCATGCAGGTTTGTCATTGAAAGAAATGGTCCAAACATCATTGCACcttgttatttgtaattttgtatgAACTAAATAAGGAAATTAACATATGAAttattagtagtaataaattaaataagagaCATGACAAATGTTTATAATAATAAGAAATTTCATAGCCAAAGTTTGGACGAAGCATATTACCTTTGGGACCGTCTCACTATaagtgagacatttcttttatattaaaaaataacactttatATTTCTCCTATTTTATGATACAGATAAAACAGGAGAAATCATTCTAAAAGACTAGTCTGTTAGGATAGAAAGTTCATTTAGTCTATacaccccacatcagttgttcttaAAACCAATGTGAGGATTGAGTCCGTAACAATCGATTCTTGATCGAATAATCCTTGTTTAGATCTATTTCTACTATTGTAAATCAACATTGTTTGATGGTAAGTTTATAATTCGATCCAGTAGGTCCGAAAATATTTATAGGATATCAATGGATTCCCACTGTCCACGCACTAGGCATTGTTATATTGTAATCTCATGCAAACCAAACGGCCCAAAACGTTAACcgaattttaaatataaaatattaatctgTCAAGTTATAATATGGTCTAtctcataaataaaatttattaaaatattatatatttaacacactgaaatcaTGATTCTAAAAGGTactatcaattttttaaatttataaaatattaatacacTGAAATCATGATTCTAAAAGGTATCAAATTTTTGGACTATTATATCATTGAATAACATTGAAGAGACCACACCTTGAGAATATATACCCATTACGTCTATTACgtctaataaaaatatatttatttaaaatagcaagggaattaataaataattaataaagaaaaagagaataagagaaaaaattaaattaatattaataaataatgagATTCACATTATTATTACTTTATAATAAGATATAATGATGAATTCTAGTGGTATAAATTGTAAATGTGTAACATTAATATATTGTCATACTATAACAAATTTATCTTACAATTAAGGGCACAAAATTAGATATGCAATTAATTgagttgaaaattttgaagaaaAGGCAAAAATTTAGGGATCTAAGAAAAGCACCCTAAAATTTAGGGCACAATTATCCATTACatcttaatattttatttttttaggatgctTTTGTCAGTGTAGCTTGATTTTAGTTGAGATATCAAAACCAAGGACATTTTTTAAAGCATAAATAATGTATTTAAAAACATAAGTTAAGAATATATTAACTAACAAAAAAAAGTccttaaacatttttttaagtTACATAAATGCTTGATTTATAACCTTGTTAAAAATTTTCTTCAATTACAATTgtcttttactccctccgtccgccattaggagtcgcGTTGatttttttgcactcgttttataaaaatgataactcTTCTCTGCATTATTCCCTCCTACTTTACCATTTctacactttaactatttattatcattttgcAGTATATATTGTTAATACCATTGAGTTCGAGCCGAGTCAACCAGTATCAATTAACGAGGGAAAAAGGCAgtataaattaattgatgttaCATATTCTATACTAGTGTATAAGAGTGTTTAGTATTcgttaaatttaaaattaattaataaatttaaaatcataCGTAGTACTTAATCgataaaattataaagaaaGATTTAGAAATTGTAAATGAAAAACCTGAACTGAGCCAAATTATTCATGTGAGCAGAAGCATGCATATTGGATAGTAGTAGTTGACATTTGCATTTGAtgttttttaaatattcaatgTAACTTTTATTTTCTCAGATCAAGAATCCAACATAAAGAAAAAGTGTAATCTGGAATGTCTATTTTGAAGTGCTCCAGCTCTGGACAATTTGAGCAAGTGCTTTTGTAGAAGATCCATCTTTACCGATAGCATTTTCAGCAGCAATTTTTAATTGAGAAACCTTATTTCGAATTTTAATTCCTTCCTCACCTCCCATGAGCTCTTTCACCGCACACGAAATCTCCTCTCTCTCCACTATCCCTTTCTCGTTCTCCCGAACCCTAATCGCCCCCTTCAGTCCATCTGCCACCACCGTCGCGTTGAGCTTCTGCTCGAAGCAGATTGGCCACGCGACGAGTGGCACGCTATGGACTGTGCTCTCTAGTATCGAGTTCCACCCACAGTGCGTTAGAAATCCACCTGTTGAGTCGTGGCTCAGCACCTGGATTTGAGAGACCCAGGAGGCGACTGCTAGCCCGCGCCCCTGGGTCCTCTTCAGGAACCCTTCTGGCAAAAATGTCATAGGGTCCCTGGGATCCCGGCCGCCAACTTTTAAATAGGCAGCGGCCGCGTTCTCCTGGGGGCTCCTCACCACCCAGAGAAACCTCTGTTCGCTAATTTCCAGCCCTACCGCTAACTCAGTGATCTGCTCGACCGAGAGCGTCCCTCCACTTCCGAACGAGACGAATAAAACCGAGTTCCGTGGTTGATCATCCAGCCATTTCAAATAGGCCGATGATCGATCCAATTCACTACCTTCGATCGATCGGATCAGCGGCCCAACCGGGACAACTGGGGGGATGCCATGGCGGCGTCTCTCCAGATGTCGAAACGTATCCGGTTCGAGCTCATAAAAAGTGTTGATAAGAATCGCATCCGCAGAGAGATACATCTCTCTTAGATCCGTGGCACATTTATGGACTCTGCAGTCCGTAAATGTGTCTGGAAAGTCTTTAACCTCTAGGGTTAAAGACCCCGGCAGCTTCACTGGCTCCGCCTGTTTATCGTTGCGAAACGTGCAAGACGCGTTGAGCTCCGGTAGGGTCAAGGAGAGCAACGCGTCGATGGCTGCAACGACGTAGAAGACGTAGGCAGGGATTCCGAACTCCCTGGCTACGTCGATGGCGTCAGGGGCGAAGAGATCTACCACGAGGGCCCGGGCAGGGGCTCCCGACTCTCTGAGACGGGAGAGGGTGTCGCGGAGAGCCGGGAGGGACCGGATGAGGCGGGCTTGGAGGAGGATCTCGGGGTTGGCGTCGTCGGGGAGGTCGGCCGTGGAGACCGGGGGGAGGAAGACGGGGGTGATGGCGGCCGGAATTCCTTGGAGGAGTGAGGATTGAAGGGTCACCGGAGAGCCGTCGCCGTAGTCGGGAATGATAAGGGTGATGGTGCAGTTGTGGTTGAAGACGAGTTTCTTTGCGAGTTCGATGAAGGGAATTAGGTGGCCTAAGAAGCCCGGAGGAGGTAGTAAGGCTATGTTGTGACGAGCTTCCATGGTGGAGATTTGTATTGATGAATTGGAATGTGAGAAAATTGATTTGTAGTGCAATTTATAGCTTAGGCTTAATGCCATGGAAGCTCATTCCTCTTAACGAATAACGACTAGATTCCAGAtcatgcgtcttaaccgatctttaAAATCATTTACAGCTTGTAAATGTTAAAAGTTACTACTGTTACTCatctttaaaaattaaaatcatgcaTTATACATTGAAAACTGATAAATCTATATACATATCCATCGATGTCAGTGACTCTCAATTGTTGTCGAGGCTTGTATATcaattactaataaaatatatcctcTTAAAATATCAATTTATCTCGGGAAATTGATCTACTGATGCACCTAACCATCGATAATCAATTCAACCAAAAGATTTTCGAGTCAATACGAATATAAATCATGAAATGCATGTATGATTCCGTCGATATAAATTGTATAAATCAAACGTTTCCGCTTTGAATTATCttattaaaagtgaaatgttttttaaagtgaaaataacatctctactttttcattggttttactttattttcttctcattaactcataaaacaacactacataaaattttgTGTCGAAAAACAAATATTTAGTTTCTAATATGACAAAAGGAGTAGTTGACATACATTATATCCCTCCGTGCCAATtaaatttggtcaaaatttTTGGACATGAAGATTAATAATAGTCTTGAAcgaatttaaatgaaaataaagtaaaataagagagagaaagagagaaaaagtaagagaaataagaGAGGGTAAAGGTaagtgatgaaataaaataagagtgattagATATTTTCtctaacttagttgggacgCAAGGAGTACTTAGTTATGATTTATGAatatataatttcaattttagCTAGTGTCCCTTTCATTAGCCGATAATTGACTCGgtttgaattttaagaaatactccttATGTCTGCAAAAAGTTGTCTCATTTTTTAACGACATagattttaattagaaatttataaagtaagagagggatgTAGATAAAgtaagtaaaataagagagatgtgtAGAAAAAAATAGGGAAAGTAAAAGAGGGAAGTtttccatttatagaaattagactatttttttaaacatatcaaaatggcaaaatgagattatttttgtgGACGAAACCATAATGGAAATGAGTAAAAAAAGTTGGTGGAGAAGGTGGAAGTAATTTGAAGAGTTGGTAAATCAATAATTAGATTATGTAGAGAAATGTGAGTACATATGATCTGATATCGAAACTTTCGtctccctctccttctccatctcatTCTCTCTATCTGCAAAGTCGAAAGATGGCAAATCAAAAGCCCCACGCGATTGTGTTTCCATACCCATATCAAGGCCACATTACTCCAATGATCAATCTATGCCTAAAGCTCGCATCAAGAAACCTCATCATCACATTCATCCCCCTCGAATTCAACCACCACTCCATCTCCAAAGCTCACGATCTCCCCGCCGATGCAGACATCTTCACCGGAGCCCGAAACGCGGGCCTCAATACATGCTACAACGCCATCTCCGACGGATTTCCATTCGACTTCGACAGGGACGGCAACGACGATTTGTGAGAAATATGGCCTGATTAACGTTTCTCTTTGGACACAGCCGGCTACTGTGTTTGCAATCAACTATCACTTTGATCTACTTAGAGAAAATGCCCATTTCCCCCCTCAACATGGTATGTTCCTTCTTTGCTCCCATTTCtatgtataataaaatattttgatgcTTTAATTAGAGTAATCACGGTAATTGTGGTCGTCTATCATTGAGTAAGATGAAACAACATTACTTATTTTGGAGTATCGATAtgtaaattaatagaatataggttgaaatttcaattttaaggGTCCCTCACATTCTGGTCCGATAATACTGTGAGAGGTGttaaatcagggtacgcagtgaCTCGCTAAGGGAGAGGGCCTAACCCACTGTCTGCCAGAAGCCacctcccaaggcctcacacttgtgtcTGAGAGGTGTtgcaactacacgacagtagTGGCATTTGATCCTTGGCCATTCATACAAATCTGTCCCTCCGGAACCAATTGCGCTACCCCTCAGGGCCTGTACCGGAGGTCGGGCCTTACTCTGACAAGCCCACCTCCTTTAATTTTTCAACCCGGCATGCCCAAGTGatccccccgtggctctgatactactgtagggatcagatcacTCGAGATTCATTAATTATCGGGACCTCTTTTATTGATATTGAtctgagatggctaatctcTGAAGTACAAGTCAAGATACAAAGGGAAATGCAAGATTACACGATTACTTTATACAATCTATACAAGTCAGAAACCCAGCTACTAATCAGTCCTCAACTTAGACTGATTCTCAATCTCCTTCTGATTGTAACCTCTGCACACTAAGTAAAGTTGTTAGTAATTAACACAAGATCCCTTAGGATCTAAAACAGAACAGAAAGAGACTAAGGTAAAGCAAGTCATAGAATGGCTCAGGTCGCAACAACGACTACACCAGGCCAAGAACCTCCCCACACGCTACAACCACAAGTCACAAGGTGAGAAACCGTCGAACACAGAAGCCAAAAACTCAAGTCTCACCGACTACCACCAGTTCACAACCACGGCTCTCAATCATCACCAAACTCACAGATCTTTCACGATCTACACAAGATCTCACACACCGAACACCCAAACTTGAAGGATCTCAAACCCTAGGTGAAGATCAACTCCAAACTCTTAAGGAAACCGAGAGAGTAACCAAACTCCAAAGTTTCACAGATAGAATCCACTAAAACTTGGATTCATCGGAGGAAAACTGAAGATCGGAGG
Encoded proteins:
- the LOC121779360 gene encoding hydroquinone glucosyltransferase-like, producing MALSLSYKLHYKSIFSHSNSSIQISTMEARHNIALLPPPGFLGHLIPFIELAKKLVFNHNCTITLIIPDYGDGSPVTLQSSLLQGIPAAITPVFLPPVSTADLPDDANPEILLQARLIRSLPALRDTLSRLRESGAPARALVVDLFAPDAIDVAREFGIPAYVFYVVAAIDALLSLTLPELNASCTFRNDKQAEPVKLPGSLTLEVKDFPDTFTDCRVHKCATDLREMYLSADAILINTFYELEPDTFRHLERRRHGIPPVVPVGPLIRSIEGSELDRSSAYLKWLDDQPRNSVLFVSFGSGGTLSVEQITELAVGLEISEQRFLWVVRSPQENAAAAYLKVGGRDPRDPMTFLPEGFLKRTQGRGLAVASWVSQIQVLSHDSTGGFLTHCGWNSILESTVHSVPLVAWPICFEQKLNATVVADGLKGAIRVRENEKGIVEREEISCAVKELMGGEEGIKIRNKVSQLKIAAENAIGKDGSSTKALAQIVQSWSTSK